A genomic stretch from Falco cherrug isolate bFalChe1 chromosome 1, bFalChe1.pri, whole genome shotgun sequence includes:
- the MRPS7 gene encoding 28S ribosomal protein S7, mitochondrial has translation MAAPSAAGLGRRLRAWLPRLTQVRWSRYNPSYLEPEVNKEFYRKPQEELSEEEKEKLEEKAVKPIKAAPPNVSSSVFSDPMISKFTNMMMKDGNKVLARSLMAQTLEAIKRKQLEKYHKAPEDEKETIECNPYVIFHQALKNCQPIIGLSSITKGGKTYQVPVPLKDNRKRFLAMKWLITECRENKNRRTLMPEKLSQELLQAFNNEGPIIKKKHVLHKMAEANRAYAHFRWW, from the exons ATGGCGGCGCCCAGCGCGGCAGGGCTGGGCCGGCGGTTGCGGGCCTGGCTGCCCCG GTTGACACAGGTGAGATGGAGTCGCTACAACCCCAGTTACTTAGAGCCAGAAGTGAACAAGGAATTTTATCGGAAACCTCAGGAGGAGCTgtctgaagaggaaaaggaaaaactggaggAGAAAGCTGTTAAACCCATAAAAGCTGCTCCTCCCAATGTCTCCAGCTCTGTGTTCAGTGACCCGATGATCAG TAAATTCACCAATATGATGATGAAGGATGGAAATAAAGTGCTGGCCAGAAGCCTCATGGCTCAG ACCCTGGAGGCCATTAAGaggaagcagctggagaagTACCACAAAGCTCCAGAAGATGAGAAGGAAACAATTGAATGCAACCCTTATGTCATCTTCCACCAGGCTCTGAAAAACTGCCAGCCCATCATTGGGCTCAGCAGCATCACAAAAGGAGGCAAAACCTACCAG GTCCCAGTCCCTCTGAAGGACAATCGGAAGCGCTTCCTGGCCATGAAGTGGTTAATCACTGAGTGCAGGGAGAACAAGAACCGGAGGACGCTGATGCCTGAGAAGCTCTCCCAGGAACTGCTCCAGGCCTTCAACAACGAAGGGCCCATCATCAAGAAGAAGCATGTGCTGCACAAGATGGCAGAGGCCAACCGGGCTTACGCCCACTTCCGCTGGTGGTAG